The Polyangium aurulentum genomic interval TCGAGCGTCGCCCCCACGACCACCCTGCATCGGCTCGTCGGCGGCGAGCACCTGTCGAAAAGGCTATTGCGCAAGGCGAGCGTCATCGAGCCATCCATGGCCGTGTTCTCGGTGTTCCTCGGCCTGCGCCGCGATCTGCGCGCGTACGGGCTCGGCGCCCAGAATCTGTGGCTCTATCCGACGTACGATATCGAGGAGAGCTTCGCGGCGCGCTTCACCGGAAAGCTCCCGCCTCGTCCGTTCTTGTTCGTGTCGCCGACCTCGCTCAAGGACGATAGCGGCACGCATGCGCCCCCGGGGTGCTCCACGCTCGAGGTCATTGCGTACGTGCCTTACGCGCAGTTCCGGAAGTGGCAGAGGCTTTCGCCCGGCGAGCGCGGGCCTGCGTACGAGGCGCGTCGGGAGCAGCTCGGCGACTGGGTTCTCAGCGAGCTCGAGCGGCGATGTCCGGGGCTCGTCTCCGATGTCGTGGTGCGCGAATACGCGACGCCGCTCGCTGCGGTGGATCGGGTGCAGGCCGTGGATGGAGCGCCGTTCGGGCCGGCGATGACGCGCTCGCAGTGGGGTCCGTCGGGCTTTCGGACGCGGACGCCCGTGGGAGGCCTCCTTCTGGCCGGCTCCGGCGTCTTTGGGCACGGCGTCGGGCCGTGTTTGCTGTCGGGCCTGTCAGCTTCGAAGATGGCTGGCATGGCGCCCTGAGGCGCACGTCGGTCGCCCGGACCCTGGTCACGAGGACAAAAGTAAAAAGGGTCCGCATGAGAAACTCATGCGGACCCTAAAACGCGCGCGCGTCAGCTAATGCTGCGACAACGGAATGTAGAGCGTCTTTCGTGTGCTGCGGGAGCGCACCGGCTCGTCAACCGAGCTCTGGGGGCGAATCTCGCCGTTTGCCTTAGAGGTATGGTCAAGCCGCACGACCTATTAGTACCGGTTAGCTCCGCCGATTGCTCGGCTTCCACACCCGGCCTATCAACCTCGTGGTCTTCGAGGGGTCTTTAGGGGCCTTGCGGCCCGGGACACCTAGTCTTGAGGCCGGCTTCCCGCTTAGATGCTTTCAGCGGTTATCCGTTCCGTACATGGCTACCCGGCTATGCTCTTGGCAGAACAACCGGAGCACCAGAGGTACGTCCACCCAGGTCCTCTCGTACTATGGGCAGCTCCTCTCAAGTGTCCTACGCCCACGGCAGATAGGGACCAAACTGTCTCACGACGTTTTAAACCCAGCTCGCGTACCGCTTTAATCGGCGAACAGCCGAACCCTTGGGACCTGCTCCAGCCCCAGGATGCGATGGGCCGACATCGAGGTGCCAAACCGCGCCGCCGATGTGAACTCTCAGGCGCGATCAGCCTGTTATCCCCAGAGTACCTTTTATCCGATGAGCGATGGCCCTTCCATGCAGAACCACCGGATCACTAACGCCTGCTTTCGCACCTGTTCGACCTGTCGGTCTCACAGTTAAGCTCCCTTGTGCGTTTGCACTCTACGCCTGGTTTCCAATCAGGCTGAGGGAACCTTCGCACGCCTCCGTTACTTTTTGGGAGGCGACCGCCCCAGTCAAACTGCCCACCAGGCAGTGTCCCCGACCCAGGTCATGGGTCCAGGTTAGATTGCCAGAATATTCAGGGTGGTATTTCAACGTTGGCTCTGCCGAACCCGGAAGCCCGGCTTCACAGCCTCCCACCTATCCTACGCAGAATATCCCGAAAATCACTGCCAAGTTGCAGTAAAGGTTCATGGGGTCTTTCCGTCTTGCCGCGGGTAGAGGGTATCTTCACCCCCGATACAATTTCGCTGAGTCCCTGGTCGAGACAGCGGGGATGTTGTTATGCCATTCGTGCAGGTCGGAACTTACCCGACAAGGAATTTCGCTACCTTAGGACCGTTATAGTTACGGCCGCCGTTTACTGGGGCTTCGGTTCGGAGCTTCGCTTGCGCTGACTCGTCCCCTTAACCTTCCAGCACCGGGCAGGCATCAGACCCTATACGTCGTCTTACGACTTCGCAGAGTCCTGTGTTTTTAGTAAACAGTCACAACCCCCGTTTCTCTGCAACCAGCCCACGCTCCAGAGGTAAACTCCTTCACGCAGACCGGCACACCTTCTCCCGAAGTTACGGTGTCATTTTGCCGAGTTCCTTAACCAGGGTTCTCTCACGCGCCTTGGGATACTCACCCCGCCCACCTGAGTCGGTTTGCGGTACGGACACCAAAGGGGCTCTGTACGCGGCTTTTCTTGGAAGTTTGGGATCACCGAGTGTCCCGGACAAGTCCGGACCTCATCACCTCTCGGATACGCGAGCTGCCGTTTGTCCCTATCGGGTCCTGGCATCTCATCCTACCGGCTTGAACACAGACAACCTTCCGCTGTGCTCGGCCTACCCTACTCCGTCCCCGCTTACTTCAACGCCATCCTTGGTGGTGCAGGAATATTAACCTGCTTCCCATCACCTACGCCTCTCGGCCTCGGCTTAGGATCCGACTAACCCATGGGAGGATTATCCTTCCCCAGGAAACCTTGGGCTTACGGCGACCGAGTTTCTCACTCGGTTTATCGCTACTCATGCCTGCATAAGCTCTTCTCAGGTCCGTTATCGGTCGTTCCCGTCCGACGTGTATCTACCTGAGAATACTCCCCTACCGCTCTTTCGAGCCCGTAGCTTCGGTACCGAGCTTCAGCCCCGTTATATTTTCGGCGCAGGTTCGCTTGACCAGTGAGCTATTACGCTTTCTTTAAAGGATGGCTGCTTCTAAGCCAACCTCCTGGTTGTCAGTGCGCTCCCACATCCTTTGACACTTAGCTCGGATTTGGGGACCTTAGCTGACGATCTGGGCTCTTTCCCTCTCGGCGACGGAACTTATCTCCCGCTGCCTGACTCCCGGATACTTGTCGGAGGCATTCGGAGTTTGATTGGGTTTGGTAATCTGGTAGGACCCCTAGCCCATTCAGTGCTCTACCTCCTCCGCAATTCGTCCGAGGCTATACCTCAATATATTTCGGGGAGAACCAGCTATATCCCAGCTTGATTAGCCTTTCACTCCTATCCACACCTCATCCCCCACATTTTCAACTGTGGTGAGTTCGGTCCTCCAAGCGGTGTTACCCGCTCTTCAACCTGGACATGGATAGATCGCTAAGGTTTCGGGTCTACGTCACGCGACTTCGCGCCCTGTTAGGACTCGCTTTCGCTTCGGCTCCACCTTCCGGCTTAACCTCGCCACGTAACGTAACTCGCAGGCCCATTATGCAAAAGGTACGTGGTCACACATTGCCTCGCGGCCATAGTGCTCCCACTGCTTGTAGGCACACGGTTTCAGGTACTATTTCACTCCCCTAACCGGGGTTCTTTTCACCTTTCCCTCGCGGTACTAGTTCACTATCGGTCGATCAGTAGTACTTAGCCTTGGGGGATGGTCCCCCCAGATTCCCGCCGGATTGCACGTGTCCTGCGGTACTCGGGTGTTCTGCGCGAGGAGCTTCTCTTTCGCCTACGGGGCTGTCACCCTCTTTGGCCGGCCTTTCCAGACCGCTCGACTAGATCCGCTCTTTCTCACTCGCCGGGAGCGATGCCACGCTCCCTGCAGAATCCCACGACCCCCATATCAGCAACGCTGGCACGCTTGCACTGATAGGGTTTAGGCTGGTCCCCGTTCGCTCGCCACTACTGGGGGAGTCGCTTTTGCTTTCCTTTCGTCCAGGTACTTAGATGTTTCAGTTCCCTGGCTTGGCTGCCTCGTGACTATGGATTCATCACGGGCTGGCAGGTTGTCCCTGCGCGGGTTTCCCCATTCGGAGATCTCCGGATCAAAACCTGTTAGCGGTTCCCCGGAGCTTATCGCAGCTGTCCACGTCCTTCTTCGCCTCTGATCGCCTAGGCATCCACCGTGCGCCCTTCGTAGCTTGACCGTACCCCTAAGGCACGCGTCGAGCTCGCACCCAGAGCTCGATGGTCGAGCCTTGGATACGCGCCCGCAGCTATACTTAGGACGCTATCTACTATTCCGTTGTCACAGATCGGTGCGAGCCGCCGAAGCCGCTCGCCGGGACCTCGGGTCCCTGAAAACTGGATTGTACGCCCGTGCAGGACGGGTTTGACCACTAGGTATGCGCCGAAGCGCTTCCTTAGAAAGGAGGTGATCCAGCCGCAGGTTCCCCTACGGCTACCTTGTTACGACTTCACCCCAGTTACCAACCACTCCTTGGGGGCCTGCCTCCCTTGCGGGTTGGCGTAGCCACTTCTGGAGCAATCGACTCCCATGGTGTGACGGGCGGTGTGTACAAGGCCCGGGAACGTATTCACCCCTGCCTGCTGATCAGGGATTACTAGCGATTCCAACTTCAAAGAGTCGAGTTGCAGACTCTTATCCGTACTGAGGTCGGTTTTTTCGGATTGGCACCCCCTCGCGGGTTAGCGACCGTTTGTACCGACCATTGTAGCACGTGTGTAGCCCTGGACATAAGGGCCATGATGACTTGACGTCATCCCCACCTTCCTCCGATTTGAATATCGGCAGTCTCGCTAGAGTGCCCGGCCGAACCGCTGGCAACTAACGATAGGGGTTGCGCTCGTTGCGGGACTTAACCCAACATCTCACGACACGAGCTGACGACAGCCATGCAGCACCTAACCACAGGTTCCCCGAAGGGCACCCCGATCTTTCAACCAGGTTCCTGCGTTTTCTAGCCCAGGTAAGGTTCTGCGCGTTGCGTCGAATTGAACCACATGCTCCACCGCTTGTGCGGGCCCCCGTCAATTCCTTTGAGTTTTAGCCTTGCGGCCGTACTCCCCAGGCGGGGTGCTTAATGCGTTAGCTTCGGCACTGCGGGGGTCAAATCCCGCAACACCCAGCACCCATCGTTTACGGCGTGGACTACCAGGGTATCTAATCCTGTTTGCTCCCCACGCTTTCGCGTCTCAGCGTCAGTCACTGTCCAGAAGGCCGCCTTCGCCACCGGTGTTCCTCTCGATATCTACGAATTTCACCTCTACACCGAGAATTCCGCCTTCCTCTCCAGAACTCGAGCTCGGTAGTATCGAGTGCACTTCCTGGGTTGAGCCCAGGGCTTTCACATCCGACTATCCGAGCAGCCTACACGCGCTTTACGCCCAGTAATTCCGAACAACGTTTGCACCCTCTGTCTTACCGCGGCTGCTGGCACAGAGTTAGCCGGTGCTTGCTAAAGGGGTACCGTCATCATGCCGTCTATTCGACGACACTTATTCGTCCCCCTCCACAGAGCTTTACAACCCGAAGGCCTTCATCACTCACGCGGCGTCGCTGCGTCAGGCTTTCGCCCATTGCGCAAGATTCCCCACTGCTGCCTCCCGTAGGAGTCTGGACCGTGTCTCAGTTCCAGTGTGGCTGGCCATCCTCTCAGACCAGCTACCCGTCTTCGCCTTGGTAGGCCATTACCCTACCAACTAGCTGATGGGCCGCAGACCCATCCCCTGGCGCAAGCTTGTGTACAGAGGCCTGCTTTGACCTCAATCCCTTTCGGAATCGTGGTCTTACGCTGTATTAGCCCTCCTTTCGGAAGGTTATCCACCACCAAGGGGTAGGTTATCTACGTGTTACTCACCCGTGCGCCGCTTTACCGGGGCCGAAGCCCTTTCTCGCTCGACTTGCATGTGTTAGGCGCGCCGCTAACGTTCGTTCTGAGCCAGGATCAAACTCTCCAGTTAAATCTCTGGAGGTCATCTCGGTCGGCTAAAGACCGAGTGACGGCTCATGCTCTCGCAGGTGTCGAAACACCCGCCGAGCATGACGTGATTCTCAACGGTGCCGGCCTGAGCCGGACCGATGAGGGGGCCACGTCACTGCACGTATTGCGTACAATCCAGTTTTCAAGGACCGAGTCGAGGGGTTTTCCCGCTCGATAGAGCAGAGAGACCCAACTCGGGGCCGATAACTGCAAGCGGCCGGAGCCAACTTGCCGTCTCAGCGGGGGCAGCCTACTAGCTGCTCTTTTTTGCTTCGTCAAGCTCGACGAAGCCAGGGTCGCCGTTTTTTCTGTCGGAGCAGCGAACCACTCTCGACTACGGCGCGTCGACGACGGGCGCTCGAAAGCGCTTCATCATCGGCGACGGGACCATCTTAGTCCCGCCCCTCGCGGTGTCAACCGCGGATGCCCGCGTTGTAAAGAGGTCTCTTTTTCAAAACCTCTCGAGTCGCGGACCCGTCGAGACGGCACCTTTCGGCGCCCCAGCGTCTCGGCGGACGGCCATACTAGCCGTACTCATCGCGATGTCAATTGCGCGATGCCACAATTTGAAGAGGTCTCTTTTTCAAGCCCTCTTGGGGTTCGTGGACCCATCGAGACGGCACCTCGCGGCGCCCCAGCGTCTCGACACGTCCCATCCTAGCCGCCTCCGTCTCGGTGTCCAGCAAAAAAATTCGCGCTGGGGTGCGGAAAACCAGGATGATTGTCCCCACGCACCTGAGCCCGCCAGCCAGCGCCCCGTTTTTCTAGGCCCGGCGCACCGCGCTGTGAGCGTGACCTCGGTCACCTTGGCCAGCTCGGTCCGGTTGCCGAGCGGGTTCCTCTAGAAGAAGAAGAGGAGCGCCTACGAGCGGTCGGCGTCGGCGCGGCGGAAGACGTCGACGAGAGCGCGGGCGAGCGCGGTCAGCTCGACGAGGAGCAGCGCGGCGAGCGCAATGTAAAAGATGCGCGCGGCCAGCCGCTCGTCGACGATCCTGCTGTACACGTGCGCGGCGCGGCTCTCCTGCAAAACGAGAAAGACCAGCGCCGCGCCAAGGCCGAAGCGACCAAGGCCGAGCGGAATCGAGGACTCGGTCGGGCTCCGCTTGTGATCGAACGCAACGAGCAAAGCGAGCCCCGCGAGCAGCAGCGGCATGGCCGGCGTCCTGCGAAAATGCGTGAAGCCCGTGCAGATGGGATCAATGCTGTCCGCGAAAGGATCGGTGCCGGTCGGACGCACGCCATGCCAGGGCAGAAAGTAGGTGACGGCGGCGAGCGCGACGAGCACGGCACGCACGGCATCGACCAGGCGCACCGGACGCGCTGCAGGCGAAGCGCTCTCGGGCGGAGGCATCGCGCCACACCATAGCAGCGCTCTCCCATCGAGGGGTGGTGTAAAATTCTCGGCAGAGGCGGCCCGGTATTTCGAGCTCCCCGCGGATGTCGACCGGATAGAATGCCCGCTCCTTTCTCGGAGGTGCCCTCGATGTCCCATGTCAGCCGCTCCCGATTGCTCGGCGCTCTGCTCGTTCTTCTGGCCGCCTGCTCGAGTAGCCCCGGAGGGGGCGGCGAGGGAGGAGCCGGCGCGGCGGGCAACGGTGGCGCCGGAGGCAACGGGCCGGGGAGCGGAGGCGGAGGGAGCGGCGCGGGCGCCCTCGGCGAGCCGTTCCGGCACGGGGTCAATTTCGGCTTTCGCAACCCGAGCTTCACCGATCCCGACATGGCCATGCTCGCGAGCGAGGCGGGCGCGGACAGCGCGCGGCTCAAGCTGCCCGAATACCACCTCGAGAAATGGGGCTGGGACATCGAGGCGGGCGACATGCAAAAGTATCAGGAGCTCGGGATGTCGAACCAGGTCGCCTTCCTGATCGGCCCTTCCGCCGCGCATTCGACGGCGCCGGACGGAACGCCGAGCTGGCAGCTCGACGAGTACATCCCGAAAAACCTCTACCAGCCGGTGTTTCTGGCCGACGGCGCAATCAACCCAGACAATTACTGGGGCAAATACGTGTTCGAGACGGTGAGCACCTACAAGACGTGGGTGCGCACCTGGGAGGTGTGGAACGAGCCGGATTGGGTCTCCGACTGGCAGGCGACGCAGACGTGGGGCACCCAGCCGCCGACGAAGGAGCAGCTCGTGCGCTTCCACGGCTCGATCTTCGACTACGTCCGCATGCTGCGCGTGACGTACGAGGCCGCGCGCAAGGCCGACCCTCAGGCGAAGATCGCGCTCGGCGGGCTCGGCTATCCCACGTTCCTCTCGGCCGTTCTGCGCTACACCGACAATCCCGCCGACGGGAGCGTGAGCGCCGAATATCCAGAGACGGGTGCGAAATACTTCGACGTGGTCAGCTATCATTATTACCCGCTCTGGACGCCCGGCAGCTCGGACGAAGGCGTGAAGGGCTTCTTGAACCTGCGTGACGATTTCGCGAAGGTGCTCGCGGACGCGGGCGTGACGGGCAAGGGCTGGGTGGTGACCGAGACCGGGGCCTCGCACGAGGCCATCAGCGGAAGCCCGAGCGGGACGCAATACGCAGTGAACTACCTGCTCAAGGTGATGACGAGCGCGCAGGCCGCAGGGGTCGGCGGCGTGGACTGGTTCGCCCTGAGCGACGGCGCCGACATCGGCGCGAGCAAGGACGCATTCGCTTACATGGGCCTTTATCTCGACGTGGCGAAGGCCGCGACGCCGAACGACGCGCAGCGCACCGATACGGGCTGGGCGTATCGAACGCACGGCGAGCTGCTCGGGGGCGCGCGCTTCGACGCGGAGGCGACGGCGGCGCTCGCGCTCCCAGCCACGCTGGGCGGCGCGGCATTCCGGCGCTCCGACGGCCGCGAGGCATACGTGCTATGGGCCCGGGCCGAGGCCGCAGGGGAGGACGCGAGCGCGACGTACGAGCTCGCCACGAGCAAACCATTGAAGGCGTACGCTTGGGACCACGGGAAGACCGGCGAATCGAAGGACCTCGCGCCGTCCGGCGGCAAGGTCACCTTGCAGCTCGGCGGCGCGCCGCAGATCTTCGTCGAAGAATGAGCTTCGCGCTCACTCCTGCTTGACGCGCGGCGGAGGCGGCGCGTCGAGCAGGCGGTGAACGGGATACAGCTCGCCGACGCGCAGGAGCGTGTCGAGGAATTCCCAGCGCGTGAATCCGTCGTCGGAGTGGGGCTCGAGCAGGTAGATCGCGAGCGTGCCCGCGCGCTGCGCCGTTCGTACGAGCAGCGTGCCCGCGGGCAGCTTCACCCGACGGCGCTCCGGCCGCACGGAGAGCACGGTCTCGAAGCGGCGCGGCGGCGGCTTGGCGCTGAGCGGGATCTCCGCGCTCCCGGGCGGGGGCACGAGCGCCGCGACGTCCGGGCTATGCGTCTTTTCGATGTCGAGGATCACATAGCTCTCGACGTCGAATTCGGTCTCCTCGGCGAGCGCCTCGAAGGCAATGCCGTGGCGCTCGAGGGCCTCGGCGAGCGACGGGGGCGCGAGGTAGGCGGACGGGGTCGCGACGCGCACCGTGGGAATGAACGTGCGCATGTGCGGGACGCGGTACTCGACGCGCTGGCCCCCAGGATAGCGGCGCGCAGAGAGGCTCTCGCGGTCGAACGAGAGAATGCGGATGCGGTCGCCGCCGAGCGCGTACGCGGGGTAATCGAATCGCAGCGCGCCGCCCTCCTCGCGCCGGGCGACGCCGGAATTGACGACGACGCGCGGGCGCGGATCGAGCTTCTCACCGCGGCGCACGGTGCGCTTCTCCTCCTGCTCGACGGCGCGCGCGAGGCCGCTCGCGTTTCGCGAGCAGTAACGCAAAAGCTCGATGAGCCAGGCGTACATCACGTCGCAGCGACGGCGGAAGTCGATGTAGCTGTAGGTCTCGAGCAGGACGTCGATCCGGCCGAGCAGGCCGCGGTAATGGCTGCCGAAGCGGGGCAGCGCCGGATAGGTCGCCCAGCCGCTCGTGGGATCGTCCTCCACGACGAAATTGCCGTACCACGTGCTCTTGAACCCGTGGCGCCGCTCGACGTTGTCCGAGACCTCCTCGAGCAGGGTGCGCGTGCGCTTCTGCAAGCGCCGGAAGAGGCGCTGGTTCGAGTGCGAGGTGTCGAAGGTGAGGTCGAAGGCGTGCAGGCTGCCGTCGGTCGTGTGGCAATCGATGAAGACGTGCGGCCACCATTCATTGAAGAAGCGCGCGAGGTTTCGGGTCTCGACGGCCTCCTGCTTCACCGCGTCGCGGTTCAGGTTCCAGCCCTCGCCCGTGTAGCGCGTTCCCACGCCGCCCTCCGGGTTCACCTGGCCCTCGAGGTTCGCGAGATCGAGGCGCCGGTTGTTCGGGTTGATGCGGTCGTTGCCATCCGGGTTGAAATTCGGCACGACGACGAGGCAAAGGCGCGAGAGGATCTTCTTGCCGAGCCCGCCCAGGGTCAGATCGCGCGCGAGCGCGAGGACGCTCTCTTTCCCCTCGACCTCGCCCGCGTGGATGTTCGCCTCGATCATCACGATGAGCCGGCCCTCGGCGCGGGCCTGCTCCGGGGTGAAGCAGGCGCCGTCGCTGAGGACGAGCGCCGCCATGTCCCGGCCCTCGCCGCTCCGACCGAGGGTCGTGCGGCGGACGAGATCGGTGCGGGCGACGAGCTCGTCGATGAAGCGCAAGACGTCGTCGTGCGTGGAGGTCTCGCGGTACGAGCTGATCTCGGCGCGAGTGCGGGGGAGGTCTGCCGGCGCGTTCATGAGGATCTCATTCTGCCACAGGTGTGGCATCAGTTGCAGGGAGCGCTCTCGTAATAGTGCGCGTGGTAGCAGCACTCGTTGTTACCGGGCATCAGATCACATACGACCTGGACGAGGGCCGCCTGTCCGCAGCAAGAGCCGGGGCTCGTTTGAGCACAAACGCCCATCGCCTCCGACAGCGTCTCGAGAAGGCCGGGCGTGCCCGTCGCCGGAGGGCAGAAATCGCCCTGCATGTTGGAGACGCAGACCCCGACGATCTTGCCCTCCTTGGGCTCCTGGCCGCACGACAGCCCGCCCGCGCCCGAGCTCGCCACCGACGAGGTGCCGCCGCCCGCCCCGCCCCCGCCCGTGGCGCCCGAGGGCTCGTCGACCACGACCTTGGCCCCGCAGCTCGCGACGAGGGCGGCGCCGAAGCCTGCCAGCAGAGCGCCGCGAAGAAGGCGCGCGAGGGCGGTGATACGCGGTTTTCCGTGATCGATCATGGCCGGAGCTTCCTTCGGAGAGGATACGAGTGACGCGCGCAGGGTCGCGGATCCGTGTCGGGGTGACAAGTTCCCAGCAGCATCTCGCTCAAGGCGCGGGCAGATCCACCCGCACGATCTCGTTCGGCCCGGTGATGCCGCGGTATTGATTGTCCACGATGAGCGCCGCGCGTCGATCGTCCAGCCAAACCACGCCCTCGAAGTTGCGTTTCCCGCCGTTCGTGTGGGCCCCGAGCTCGGCGAGCACGCGCGGGCGAACCGGCGCATCCGACGCGGGGCCGCTCGCCGGCAAAGAGAACCCGACCAGCCGCGAGACCTCGAAATGGCGCTCGACGGCGAGGACCTCGATGGCGTCGCCGCGGGCGCGGCAATCGAGGGCAGAGATCTTGCCGGTATCGCTCGTCAATGCGAGCCGGTAGGCCGTGGCCTCGCCATTTTGGGGGTCCACGCGCGCGAGGGGGGCGAGGCGCCCGCCCCCCGCGACAATGACGTGCTCGATGGCCGCGACGAGCTTGCCGCCAGCATGACAGAGCCCCTCGATGCCGTGGTGCTCGTCGCACGATCCTCCCCAGAGCGCGAGGGGCAGATCGAGCGCGCGCTCGACGCGGGCCTCGCCACCCTCGCGGAGGATGAGGAGGATGCGCTCGGCGCCGGACCCGCAGCCACCCTCGGTTCCGGCCGCGAATCGATCGCCGCCGAGCCAGGCCAGCGATTCGAGCTCGAGCCCGTCGGGAACCCCGCGCAGCGGCATTGATCGGGGCGCGCCGGAAGCGGGAATCTCGACGAGCATCGGGCGGTCCTCGGGAACGCTCCAGAGCGAGCCTCGGTCGTCGGCCGCGAGCCCGGAGAGGCCTGCGACATCGTCGATCGGCAGCTTCTCGATGCGCGCCGCGGGCGTGGGACCCGCGGGCGCGGAGGGGCGGGCGTCGCACGCGGCCGCGAGCAGGAGCGTGGCGAGGAGCCGCGCGGCGGCGAGGAATTGACGGGAGGACACGGCGAGCATGGTAGCAAAGAACGGCCTTCGTTGGACGCGTCGAGCGAAGGCGCGCGAGGGGTGCTGTGCGCTTTACACGCCGATCCGACGCGACTAGGCTCGCCGGGCAGGGAGGTCCCATGGGCCCTGGTTTCGAGCCTTTTCGCGCTGCGTTCGAGGCGATCGGGACGCCGGTCGTGGTCCTTTCGAACGATCGGGTCCTCGCCAGCAACGAGGCCGCGCGGTCGTCGTTCGGAGGCGAGGCGCTGGCGGAGGGCGCGGTCATCGAGCAGCTCCTCTCGATCGACGGGGGAATCGCTGAACGCGCTGCGCGCGCGCGTGGGGGCGAGCGCGAGCGCTTCGAGGCGAGGACGCGGGACCCGGCGGGCGATGTTCGGCTTTTCGAGGCGACGCTCGTGCCCCTCGACCCGGCAGCGGGTGCATTGGAGGCGCTCGTGCTCACGCTGCACGACGTGACGGCGTACCGCCAGCAGGCCGAGGAGGCGCGCCATTCTGCTGATGCGTCCGGCGAGGGCGCGGAGGGCGGGCCCGTCAGCGCGGCGAGCCGCGACGCCGAAGCGCGAATGCGGGCGGAGGTGAAGCTCAAGGCCTCGGAGGAGCGGCTGCGGTCGTTCATCGAGCAGGCGCCGGCCTTCATTCTCATGTGCGACGCCGAGGGCACGATGCTCACGGTGAATCGACCTCCGGAGGGATATCGCCGGGATCAGATCGAGGGGGCGAACGTCGCCGCGGTGACCGCGCCCGAGACCCTGCAAGGCTTGCTGGACGCGATAAAAGCTGCCGTCACGCTGGGCGAGGTGAGGTACATCGAATCGCTCGGTCCTGGACGCGCAGGGCCGGGGACCAGGTGGTACGAGGTCGCGGTCGGTCCGCTGCGGGACGGCGGCATGGTCAAGGAGGCGATTCTCTTCGTCACCGACATCGACGAGCGAAAGCAGCTCGAGCGAAGCCTCGCGGCGGCGGCGGAGCGGGCGCGGAGCGCGGCGGCGGAGATCGAGGAGAAGAACCGCGAGCTGCGGCGGGAAATCGAGGAGCGCCGGGCGGCAGAGGCGGCGCTCTTGCAGCAGCAGGCCGCGCTGCGGGCATTGTCGACGCCCATCATCCAGGTGTGGAAGGACGTGCTCGCATTGCCCGTCGTGGGTGTGCTCGACGAGGCGCGGGCGATGCAGCTCATGGAGCGGCTCCTCGCCGAGATCGTCCGGACGGAGGCGCCGCACGCGATCCTCGACCTGACCGGCGTCGAGCGGGTGGACCTCGAGACCGCGCGGTACATTCTGGATATTGCGAAAGCTGCCCAGCTCCTCGGCAGCGAATGCCTCATCTCGGGAATGTCGCCCGAGCTCGCCCGGACGATGGTCGAGCTCGACGTGGATGTGCGGGGGATCAGGACCTTCGGCGAACTCGATGCCGCGCTGCGCGCAGTGATCCGGTAGGTTCTCGCACCCTTCCGGCGGCGTCGCGTCGGTTTCGTGCGGCCAGCGATGGGACAGAAAACGTCCCATCCGCGTGCCGGCGTCCGCTTGACAGATTCCGCTGTCGTGGGCTTAATCCATTCATCAATGCGCGTCGCTGCGCGTGCCGCGACGTGTCGGTTGGAATTCAATCGAATTGCTCATGGCGGCATCGATGTCTCGATGATTCCCCATGTGCGGAGATCGGCGTGTGCCGATCCGGAGAGGTCGATCGTGAGACACGAAGTCGTCATCACGGGCGTTGGGCCCATTCTTCCCAATTGTGACGATCGGCGGACGTTCTGGCACCACCTCCGCGCCGGACAGAGCCAGCTAGCATTCGAACAAAACCCCGCCGATCCTC includes:
- a CDS encoding esterase-like activity of phytase family protein, giving the protein MSSRQFLAAARLLATLLLAAACDARPSAPAGPTPAARIEKLPIDDVAGLSGLAADDRGSLWSVPEDRPMLVEIPASGAPRSMPLRGVPDGLELESLAWLGGDRFAAGTEGGCGSGAERILLILREGGEARVERALDLPLALWGGSCDEHHGIEGLCHAGGKLVAAIEHVIVAGGGRLAPLARVDPQNGEATAYRLALTSDTGKISALDCRARGDAIEVLAVERHFEVSRLVGFSLPASGPASDAPVRPRVLAELGAHTNGGKRNFEGVVWLDDRRAALIVDNQYRGITGPNEIVRVDLPAP
- a CDS encoding M14 family zinc carboxypeptidase, producing the protein MNAPADLPRTRAEISSYRETSTHDDVLRFIDELVARTDLVRRTTLGRSGEGRDMAALVLSDGACFTPEQARAEGRLIVMIEANIHAGEVEGKESVLALARDLTLGGLGKKILSRLCLVVVPNFNPDGNDRINPNNRRLDLANLEGQVNPEGGVGTRYTGEGWNLNRDAVKQEAVETRNLARFFNEWWPHVFIDCHTTDGSLHAFDLTFDTSHSNQRLFRRLQKRTRTLLEEVSDNVERRHGFKSTWYGNFVVEDDPTSGWATYPALPRFGSHYRGLLGRIDVLLETYSYIDFRRRCDVMYAWLIELLRYCSRNASGLARAVEQEEKRTVRRGEKLDPRPRVVVNSGVARREEGGALRFDYPAYALGGDRIRILSFDRESLSARRYPGGQRVEYRVPHMRTFIPTVRVATPSAYLAPPSLAEALERHGIAFEALAEETEFDVESYVILDIEKTHSPDVAALVPPPGSAEIPLSAKPPPRRFETVLSVRPERRRVKLPAGTLLVRTAQRAGTLAIYLLEPHSDDGFTRWEFLDTLLRVGELYPVHRLLDAPPPPRVKQE
- a CDS encoding PAS domain S-box protein, with translation MGPGFEPFRAAFEAIGTPVVVLSNDRVLASNEAARSSFGGEALAEGAVIEQLLSIDGGIAERAARARGGERERFEARTRDPAGDVRLFEATLVPLDPAAGALEALVLTLHDVTAYRQQAEEARHSADASGEGAEGGPVSAASRDAEARMRAEVKLKASEERLRSFIEQAPAFILMCDAEGTMLTVNRPPEGYRRDQIEGANVAAVTAPETLQGLLDAIKAAVTLGEVRYIESLGPGRAGPGTRWYEVAVGPLRDGGMVKEAILFVTDIDERKQLERSLAAAAERARSAAAEIEEKNRELRREIEERRAAEAALLQQQAALRALSTPIIQVWKDVLALPVVGVLDEARAMQLMERLLAEIVRTEAPHAILDLTGVERVDLETARYILDIAKAAQLLGSECLISGMSPELARTMVELDVDVRGIRTFGELDAALRAVIR